From the Trifolium pratense cultivar HEN17-A07 linkage group LG4, ARS_RC_1.1, whole genome shotgun sequence genome, the window GATACTTCCTCCACCTGTGTGAGCAACAACTccacctataaaaaaaattaagttttattttgtAGCATGAGACAATTATAAAACTAAAtgcctacaaaaaaaattaatggtatattatatatagactATGTGTTGGGTCATGAAAGGTTCAGTGCATAATAATCAAATTctacaataaatataaaatgagatATAAAAGTAAAGAATACGAGAAAATTATTGTggatttttttatacaaaatttattattttatttttttaaaaaaaaattaatctccTTGAAGGTAAGGAAACATGGTTACTTCACACCTATTTGTGCAAAAACTAACTGTTACTTCAGATATTATGAATTAAAATGTTACTTTCAAAGAACTAACAGTTATATATGACTTATACTATAGGATTAATTAATCAAATGGTccgatattttaggtttcacaatgatTCCTTAAAAAAAGTTCAGATTGATCCCTTATTTATATCACCATTAGTTAGAAAGGTCCTCTCCGTTAATTTTTAACCCCAAATATATATAGTGGACCAACATTATAGATGTTCAACCATAGACCTCACTAATtgtagaaaagaaaaacaaaatagtaatttaccttaattttttaagtttaatagttgaattattttaatttatgtttttggGTTTTAATCTTTTGGGTTGAAGTGTGTATTTTGAGTTTGGTTGAAGatttgaaattttgttgttgaagtttatgaaaatgttgatgaagatgaagaacaaatgAAGGGTGAAGATgatggaaggaaaaaaaataagatgttGATGGTACACCATTAGTACAAGTGGACTTGTGTAAAACTAACgtttgttttttgaaaaaatagacGGAAAGAACCATTATGACTAACGGTGATATCAATAAGGGACCAAttcgaacttttttttctttaaaggaccattctgaaacttaaaatatctttaagggaccaatagactaattaagtctatattacattattatttaacattaaaaaaattctaattttttttgctaGTCATCTTCTCCACTCGGTTTTACATAACACTTGTTGTATTGACCCGCGTTTTGACCCGGTTCGGTGTCTCTCTAATGGAGACGAAAAATAACCATTTTCTATGGGTTTTGGTCGCGAGACAATTACAAGGAAAAATTCACAAATCAACTACATGAAAACGCCGAACCAGgctacaaataaaaaatagattttcataaaatccAAAATTAATTCATCCTCTGCTCGTCGAAAAAGCAACGACAAGAACAATCATATCATGTGATTCAACTCAATATTACAAACATCATATAGAATCAACATAAGTGGAAACGTACCTGAATTCATGATGACCGAATAATGTTGTGGTTTGGTCTTCCAGATCAGCGCCACTTTCTATGAGAGAACTCTTTATGACCTTGGGACCATAACCTCCTTATTTATAGAACACAAATTAGGGTTAACTATTGGTATTTCAATTTTAACCCATCACAAAAATAGAATTACCGATTAGTCTCGACACATTAAAGGCCCACACCCTATTAGATACTAATAAGCCCACTTTAGTCAAGCCTTAGTAGATCACTTTTAATTGGGCTTAACTTAAGTGATAGTCCACAATACATAATTATTCGAAGTTTGCTATTTAGACCCCTTACATTGCTCTCAGGTCCCCCAAAGTTTCAAATTTGCCCTTCATAATGGTTTGGAAGATACATTCCGAATTCGCTATACTTCGGATGCTATCTTCCAAAAGGTTATTTTATGGCTTATGAATAGTCTTAAATGAACTAGCTTGACCTACATGAAGAAGCACTGATTGGCAATGTAGTCAGGTTCGGgatcctacgtaggatcggGAGGCTGGTGGAGGGTCGTAAGGTCGGGATCGTAGCTCGATTCGTAAGAACCTACTTAAGGGTAAAATGGTAActtcacatatatacatatacacagaaccacaaaataataataataataatacatgaacacaataaacttaattaatatttcatatatatatcattCCAATTGTTCATAACTTCATAACCAACCAAGTACtaagttaataaaataagtaaCCAACGGCCTATGCATCATTCACAATTAAAGGCCTATGCATCATTCACAAAAGGAAGACCTATCATTCACAACTAAAGGCCTATGCATCATTCACAAAAAAAGACCTATCATTCACAACCATAACTAAAGGCCTATGCATCATTCAAAAAATCACAACTTAAGGCCTATGCATAATTCAAAAAAAAGGACCTATTATAGTATCATTCACAAAAGACATAATCTAGACATTCAAAATATCTTCCAATCCAACATCTTGATAGTCATCAAGATCACCATCTTCATCCTCATTCTCTTCAAcgacatcatcatcatcttcttcatcaatgGGAGGAAGTTCCaaatcatcaccaagaacatcACCGATACTAGCATCTTGTCCAACATCAAGTGAAGTGTCATCTCCTTCATCTTCCTCATCCTCCACATTCTCAATCCATTCTTCCCCTTCATCTTCGGAATTAATTTCTTCAATCTCATAGTTAGCACTTTTTCTCTTAATCTTAGTCTTTCCCAATTTTGAGTTAACCATCACAAAAACTACCTTATTCATTGTGATTTGCTTCAAGCGATTCCTCTTCTTAGTGTGAACCTAAATGattataagttataaataaattaaaaaataatagatacTTGTTTGTAATACAATTTgttcaaaaagtttgaaaacGTACCCTTTCAAAAGCACTCCAATTCCGTTCACACCCCGATGAGCTACATGTCAAACTAAGTACTCGCAAAGCGAACCATTGCAATTCTTTATGTTTATTTCCATAAGATTCCCACCATTGTGTTAGTGTTTTATTTCCAAGTGCAAATGTAGCAAATTCATTACCAAAGTTTGATTTCCTCGCTTTGAAATCCTCAAGTTGGTAATCAACTTTGGCTCTTTTTTCCGGATCATCCACCAATCTAAGCAAACAATCATACATGCCATCCgtaacttcatcatcatcaacgaATCCCGGAGCATAATGTATCTTGGGGTTCAAATAAAGGCCTGCAGCATGTAGTGGCCTATGAAGTTGCTTATCCCACCTTTGATCAATTATATTCCAAAGGGGAGTGTAGCtaacaaagacaaaaaaaaaattgaattggttTTCATACAAGGTAAATCTAATTATTATAATACAAAGTGAAAAGAATTGAATTAGTTACCTCCTAGCAACTCCATTAAAGCTTGATTTGATATTCTCTTTTGCAAGATCCATTTCTTCATAAAGATACCCCATGGCTGCCTTCTCTTCCGAATCCACCATGCGCAACACTTTAATAAGTGGAAAAGCACCTCTTAGACAAGTCAAAACATTCTTCCAAAACATTTTGTTCAAAACAATCTTTTGCACAACAATCCCATCTTTACTCTTAGCAAGTTTGCTAGTCTTCCACTCATTTGATTTGAACATAGATATCAACTCATCTCGGTGATCATTCAAACAACCCAATGTCAAGTAAGATGTCGCAAAACGGGTCAATGAAGGTCGAATCAAATCAACATTCTTAGTGAACCTATGCAACATACAAATAAGACTTGTTCTACCATAAATGTAGGTGGTGATCTTCTTTCCCTTAGGAATTGTTTCTTTGTGGAGAGGGATCTTCTTCTCAAAATCTTCTAACATCAAATCGATGCAATGTGCGGCACATGGTGTCCAATACAAGTTACTTCTTTTTTGCATTAACAATTCTACGGCTGCTTTGTAATTCGCCGCATTGTCCGTAACAACTTGGACAACATTTTCCTCTCCAACCTcttcaacaacatcatcaatcATCTTGAAAACTTTGTCTGCAGTCTTGGTTATATCGGATGCATCAATGGACTTTAGAAATACAGTTCCCTTTGGACTATgtaccaagaaattcaatatagTTCTTCTCTTCCTATCTGTCCAACCATCCGTCATTATTGTGCAACCATATTTCTCCCAATCTGCCCTATATCCAGCAACTACCTTACTAATCTCTCCATAATAATGGTCCAAATATTTAACTCGAATTTCATGATAAGAAGGTGGTTTAAACCCTATACCATGTTTTGTAACATTGTCAAACATCTTAAGGTACTCATCAGACCTAGCAACATTAAAAGGAATAGCAttattgtaaaagaaaagagCAATATCCTTACAAGCATCTTCTCTGGTTTCTTTCTTATAGGCACCATTGATTGTGCTTTGTTTAGCTTGTGTCAGCCCTCTTTTGTACATATCCTTTCTTGCTAGCTCTCCTTGACTCTTTCTTTTTCCCTTTGCACCAGCACCATCACCAACCTCATCATCAGCATGGCCTTCAATGTTAATGTCAACATGTATCTTTTTTAGCAACTTCTCTTGTAAGCCATCAGTAATAACCAAAAACTTTTTCCTGACTTCCGGAGGACAGTTTGGACAAGGCCTAACATTACTATTAGTGCCAGCCAAATGATGCTTAATTCTGAAAGCATTTCCTGTGAATTCCCAGTCACAAAGTTTACACTTCACCTTTCTTGTTTTTATATCAATCGATGTAGCATATTCCCATGCTGGATCAGTCTTGTTTCCAGATGCATTTTTAGGAGGAACCCTAACACGAGCAGCAGAAGCAGAAGGTGGAGCTTCATTAACAGTGGCAGCAGAAGAAGCTCCAACATTTGAGGTTGAAGCCATTAAGGAGAGATGAAGGACAAATTAACACAGATGAATACAGAGAGATAGATGAAAACAGAGAGATGGATGAGATGAAAACAGCAGATGAAGGAAAAATTAACACAGACAGGATAAAGGAAAAAATGAGATAGATGAAAACAGAGAGATGGATGAGATGAAAACAGAGAGATGGTTTGAAACAGAGAGATGAGATAGATGAAACAGAGAGATTGATGAGATGAAAACAGAGAGATGGTTTGAAACAGAGAGATGAGATGAAACGAAAGTGAAGGAAAGGAACGAGATGTTAGGTTTGAAACAGAGGAaacaaaaggaaacaaaagGAAAGGAACGAGATGTTATGAAGGAAGCAAGGCTGAATCGCGATTGAAGAATTGAGAAGACACATGACGGCGTTTCTTTCTTCAGAGAAGAAACGCGTATTTTTCTTAGGGTTTCTGAGAAAAAAGAAGCGTGTTTTGTAATCTGTGTCTTGACCCGACCCGGTTTGACTGCAAGGCCCAACCAATTTTAAACCcaaatcgtttttttttttacgaatctGCTGTTGCTTTACGCACCACCACAAAAAAGCGCGAACCTGACTTCAAAAAGCCCCAAAAACGAACCTCCATGGGTTCTTAGCTCGTTTAGCCTTCATGAGCACGTAGGATCGTACGATCCTACGACCCGGTGCGCGAACCTGACTACATTGCTGACTGGCCTGCCATATACATAGTTTATTGGTTCTTTGTCATCCACATTGCAATTGTGCAAAAGTAAATTGGTGAATGAAGATTCTTCTTCCACAATCAATTTCCATTGTtgccagattttttttttcttggtgcAGTAACAGGGTCCTTCGATAGTGTTTTGTTAGTTATGTTATGTCTCTTTGCAAATTGTGTGATTTTGCCTTTTGGTTATAGTatgtggttttgtgtttgttataGGTTGTGTTTTGGATCCTGTTTGTCTTCTTTTCCTGTTACTGGTTATAGATTTATCAATTAATCACTTCCATTATTCTTCTTCCATCatataatttcattttctaCCCAAAAAACCCGACTTTTGGAAGATAGCTTCTGAATCCTAGCGCCTTCAGAGCATATTTTTCGAAACTTAACTTCCGAACTGTTTTGAAGGGGAAATTTCTGGTTTTTGAGGGGCTTGGGAGCAATGCAGTGGGCCTAAGgggaaaaattataattatttaataataaaacacCCATATAAGCAATATGTTCGTGAAGCTTTTAGGTGGAAAAATTTAGAAAGCAGATCAGCAACTATGGAGCGGATTCACTAAACTTTATCTATAACAACAAGGAACTTGATCTCTATATGCTCGACTTcgttatgtttttgtttttattgaaaaCAGAACTATTGAATTATTGTCACAAAATAACTTTGGTGTGGTCTTTCAATTCCTTATCCACTATGCACAACTCCATTACAAAGTTTTGTAAGTTCTATCATCAGATGCCACATAACCTGTTATCTTTGTATCCAATAAAATCGGAGTTGTTTTGGGCTGGATAAAGCCCAATACACCAAAGGCCCAATAAAATGATTAAAGCTTCAACGTAAGCACTAAATGACTACATAAGAGTATACGACCAGGGAATGAGGGTCTTACACATCAATGTATGCAAATACGGAATAAATGACACTTTGAGGGATATTTGTGGCTGGTCTTAACCAAATGGAGGACCACACCATATAATTAACCCTAGTATTCCACTATATAAGCATTCATGCACTCACTCCCAATGTACACACACTTTTACCCAAATTTAGCACATTTTCTCACCTCATTCATATACTGACTTAAGCGTTGGAGTGCTAACATTAATGTAGGTACTTTTCCCCCATTAATACTTTTTTCCCCCATTAATACTAGAAGCTCATTTTAATAACCATCAAACATAGATCAGATAGATTCATCGTCATTATCAAAATATCCTCATATGAGCTACCAGTTTAGGAGTCAGTATACAAAATATGCTTGACCAAGTACTTTCAGGTCAAAATTCGTAGCTAGAAATATCTTGGTTTCATGCAATGAGTCTATATCATTGTTGGTAAGCAAAATTTCATTGACATATAAAACTAAGAAAatatcaaggttgtcagaaccggaccggtcgtCGAACCGGaaagctcaccggttcaaggttcaattggtcggactgGGTTCAACCGGGGTCAGACcgtttttaattatatatatatatatatatatatatatatatatatatatatatatatatatatatatatatatatatatatatatataatgaatcaATATTCTCTagtttcacacattaaaaagataaactATCATGAAgtcaacacaaaataaaaatatataatcaaataaaaaatacatattttagcAATAAACTCAtacttaaataaaaacaatatacaattttattttatactaacccacattttaaaagaaatatggCCCAAGCCCATTTAACTAAACCTAACTATAAAATACAATGACTATGCAAGTCCACATGTGATATATGccaaagaaatgaaaaaagagTGCAGTCGCCACTCTCTCTTCTCAAAATCATCATCCATCACAATGATCacatattcattttttcttcaagttTTTGCCTCTTTGTTCTTCAATCTCAAGCTTATCTCATCTTCTTTCCCTCCTCTCTCTTTCTCTACATAatcaaacaaacaacaacatcaaaatgAACTCTTCAAACCCATTTGACATTCTCCTCATGTTCATCACTCTCTCTtttcacaacaacaacaacaacaacaaccatgacttcttcttcttctttccgATTCTTTCTTTTCAAGTTTCAATATTTGGTGTTTTCagtttaaaaagaaaaaaaaataaaaacgcgtgttttgtcaaatttttgttaaaaaaaaaactgaaccaCTAAACTGCCCGGCCAGTTCCCCGATTTGGCCCGGTTCTGAGCCAGTTTGAACGGTTTTTTTCCGGTTCTTTTGATGTCCGTTTTTTAGGCCTAACCGGACCGCTCCACCCTCCGGTTctcggtccggtccggttctgataACCTTGGAAAATATACTTGCTCCCACATAACTTATGATATATACAATCATCCACCAAATTTACCTCAAAACCAAACGAGATAATCACTTGATGAATTTTGTAATATCTTGGCAGAGATGCTTGCTTGAGTATACAGATGAAATTCTTAAATTAGCAAACTATATactttgaatcttttgaaacaaaGTTTTCTGGTTGCACCatataaattgtttcatcaatGTTACAATTTAGAAACTTTGTCTTTAGATCCATCTGATGTAACTCATTTTTTAAATGCGTCACTAATGCCATTATGGTCCTAACAGAGTCTCCCGAAGAAACCAGAAAGAAAGTCTCTTTATAATCAATGTCTTCTTTCTGTGTATATCCGTTTGCGGCAAGACGAACTTTTCATCTCTCCACGTCGTCTTTCGAATCCCTCTTGGTCTTAAATATCCATTTAAGACCAATGAGTTTCACACCTTGTGGCAATAGGAAAAGATCCCAAATATCATTATCATTTATGGACTTAAATCACTTTATTCATGGTATCGATCATTCCAATGTTAACCTCATGTTCCTGAAGAGATACGATATAGTCATCTAGTGTTGCACTTCTCTTTTCTCTTGTGGTTCTCCTAAACGACATATGTTCTTAAGGTGTAACAGTTTGTTCTTTTGAAAAAATTCCTTGTATTCGGAATTGAACACCAATGGAAATATCAAAGTCTCTAACCATATCTCCCCCTGCAAACTCAACATCCTCAAAGAACTAAGCATTTTTTGATTCAAAAATTTGACTTAGAGACACGCTCACAAGTAGATGAGTATGTCGTCATAATAAAAAGAGTATCGAATCCACAAGGATTAAGAAGAGACAAGGTAGAATTTTAGTTAAAGGAAATAACAAGATTAGAGAAATATATGATGAAAGTTTAGAAAATTGTTTTGAAGATGTTTTGGTTTTATGTAGATTTGATCAAGCAAACAAGCAACTATTAATTATCTCAAGATCATGAATTTCGTCACAAGCACAAATTCTCAAACCCTTTCAAACATACCTTTGTCATGTgaaaaccttttttttaaaagcaagATATAGCTACTTTAACGCCGCAACTTTCCTTCTCACAACAGTTGTCCAGCTGCCCTAGATTGGGGCAACATGATCCCCTAGAATACCCCTAGACGCACGGTTAGCGCAATACGCTGGTCATAAATATTAAGAACATCACAAACATATGATATACTTGCTAGTAATCGCAATCAAC encodes:
- the LOC123923197 gene encoding uncharacterized protein LOC123923197 translates to MYKRGLTQAKQSTINGAYKKETREDACKDIALFFYNNAIPFNVARSDEYLKMFDNVTKHGIGFKPPSYHEIRVKYLDHYYGEISKVVAGYRADWEKYGCTIMTDGWTDRKRRTILNFLVHSPKGTVFLKSIDASDITKTADKVFKMIDDVVEEVGEENVVQVVTDNAANYKAAVELLMQKRSNLYWTPCAAHCIDLMLEDFEKKIPLHKETIPKGKKITTYIYGRTSLICMLHRFTKNVDLIRPSLTRFATSYLTLGCLNDHRDELISMFKSNEWKTSKLAKSKDGIVVQKIVLNKMFWKNVLTCLRGAFPLIKVLRMVDSEEKAAMGYLYEEMDLAKENIKSSFNGVARSYTPLWNIIDQRWDKQLHRPLHAAGLYLNPKIHYAPGFVDDDEVTDGMYDCLLRLVDDPEKRAKVDYQLEDFKARKSNFGNEFATFALGNKTLTQWWESYGNKHKELQWFALRVLSLTCSSSGCERNWSAFERVHTKKRNRLKQITMNKVVFVMVNSKLGKTKIKRKSANYEIEEINSEDEGEEWIENVEDEEDEGDDTSLDVGQDASIGDVLGDDLELPPIDEEDDDDVVEENEDEDGDLDDYQDVGLEDILNV
- the LOC123922181 gene encoding uncharacterized protein LOC123922181 is translated as MASTSNVGASSAATVNEAPPSASAARVRVPPKNASGNKTDPAWEYATSIDIKTRKVKCKLCDWEFTGNAFRIKHHLAGTNSNVRPCPNCPPEVRKKFLVITDGLQEKEKERVKES